One region of Nitrospinaceae bacterium genomic DNA includes:
- a CDS encoding arsenical-resistance protein: protein MNAACEAMRPKNKSGGMGIFERYLTLWVFLCIVAGITLGHFLPQPFQIIGNAKIFDVNIPVAVLIWVMIIPMLLKVNFRALHEVRSHWKGIAVTVFINWAVKPFSMALLGWLFISNLFSQYLPAGQIDSYIAGLIILAAAPCTAMVFVWSNLTDGDANFTLSQVALNDVIMIIAFAPIVALLLGLSSISVPWETLLLSVGLYIVVPVIAAHFWRNRLVNQNGEAALEETLQSLHPFSLLSLLAILVLLFGFQGNQIINQPMIIVLLAIPILIQVYFNSGLAYLLNRRFGVAHRVAGPSALIASSNFFELAVATAISLFGFESGAALATVVGVLVEVPVMLSVVRVVNKSRGWYESYGATEAPA, encoded by the coding sequence GTGAACGCGGCCTGTGAAGCAATGCGCCCTAAAAATAAATCCGGCGGAATGGGGATTTTCGAACGTTATTTAACTCTATGGGTCTTCCTTTGCATCGTGGCGGGCATCACGCTGGGCCATTTTCTGCCGCAACCGTTTCAGATCATCGGCAACGCCAAAATATTCGACGTCAATATTCCGGTCGCCGTACTGATCTGGGTCATGATCATTCCCATGCTGTTGAAGGTCAACTTTCGCGCCTTGCACGAGGTGCGTTCGCACTGGAAAGGCATCGCGGTCACGGTATTTATCAACTGGGCGGTCAAGCCGTTTTCCATGGCTCTTCTGGGCTGGCTGTTCATCTCCAACCTGTTTTCCCAATATTTACCCGCAGGACAAATCGACTCTTATATCGCCGGGCTCATCATTCTGGCCGCAGCTCCCTGTACGGCGATGGTGTTCGTGTGGAGCAATCTGACGGACGGCGACGCCAATTTCACGTTGAGCCAGGTGGCGTTAAACGACGTGATCATGATCATTGCCTTCGCTCCCATCGTCGCCCTGCTACTGGGGCTTTCCTCGATCAGCGTCCCCTGGGAAACGTTGTTGCTGTCGGTGGGGCTTTATATCGTGGTGCCGGTCATTGCCGCCCACTTCTGGAGAAACCGACTGGTCAATCAGAATGGCGAAGCGGCACTTGAAGAAACGCTCCAATCGCTTCACCCCTTTTCACTCCTGTCGCTTCTGGCCATTCTGGTATTGCTGTTCGGGTTTCAGGGGAATCAGATCATCAACCAGCCGATGATCATCGTGCTTCTGGCGATTCCAATTTTGATTCAGGTATATTTCAATTCCGGGTTGGCCTATCTGTTGAACCGCCGATTCGGGGTCGCTCATCGTGTGGCAGGTCCGTCGGCTCTCATCGCCTCCAGCAATTTTTTTGAACTGGCGGTGGCGACGGCGATCAGCCTGTTCGGTTTTGAGTCCGGCGCGGCCTTGGCCACCGTGGTCGGCGTGCTGGTGGAGGTTCCAGTGATGCTGTCTGTTGTCCGAGTGGTCAATAAATCGCGCGGCTGGTATGAAAGCTATGGGGCGACTGAAGCGCCAGCGTAA
- a CDS encoding hypothetical protein (frameshifted, insertion at around 1210170) produces MVTLKYFASLKSIAGKEEEQLDLGSQATVQQLSETLSKTTPQIGEMIRGKKIMVSVNQDVADLNTVIHDGDEVAFLPPFSGGSI; encoded by the coding sequence ATGGTCACTCTAAAGTATTTTGCAAGCTTAAAATCCATTGCGGGTAAAGAGGAAGAGCAGTTGGATTTGGGAAGCCAGGCAACGGTTCAACAATTGTCAGAGACCCTGTCAAAAACCACACCGCAGATCGGAGAAATGATTCGGGGAAAGAAGATCATGGTTTCCGTCAACCAGGATGTCGCCGATTTGAATACTGTCATCCACGATGGAGACGAAGTGGCTTTTCTTCCCCCATTTTCCGGCGGATCAATATAA
- a CDS encoding membrane protein: MSLVNIGLILLSSLSHALWNVLTQTSQNSRYFSGLKGLWIIAMGLISLLVFDFQWNQSDLLFWAVLSGILHGVYILCLSRAYSNQDISYVYPIARSAPAFVPFLAFYFLGEKLNAYTFLAIAVILLAIYILHFKGHLIEGFKNLWDAVLHKDLRWAFYTLALVVAYSLVDKRGMDVFFAHFPDQAFANGIIFFFLESLVGFSLYLVYLFRVESARDIFPVWQQEWKKALVAGVATLGSYGLICVVLQFEAVSAVVSLRQTSVLMVVYWGCWKLGEPFGKQRVLAAGLMVLGIGLLGWNP, from the coding sequence TTGTCCCTTGTCAACATCGGTTTGATTCTTCTTTCCAGCCTCTCGCACGCCCTTTGGAATGTGCTCACCCAGACCAGCCAAAACTCACGCTATTTTTCCGGCTTGAAGGGGCTGTGGATCATCGCGATGGGACTCATATCCCTGCTGGTTTTTGATTTTCAGTGGAATCAATCCGATCTGCTTTTCTGGGCCGTGTTGTCAGGCATTTTGCATGGAGTATACATCCTCTGCCTGTCGCGTGCCTACAGTAATCAGGATATTTCCTATGTGTATCCCATCGCCCGGTCCGCCCCGGCATTTGTTCCCTTTTTGGCGTTTTATTTTCTCGGTGAGAAACTGAATGCATACACCTTCTTAGCGATTGCTGTCATATTGCTGGCCATTTACATTTTGCATTTCAAAGGACATCTGATCGAGGGATTCAAAAACCTGTGGGATGCCGTGCTTCACAAGGATCTGCGCTGGGCATTTTACACCCTCGCCCTGGTGGTGGCCTACAGTTTGGTGGATAAACGCGGAATGGATGTCTTTTTTGCACATTTTCCCGATCAGGCGTTCGCCAATGGAATCATATTTTTCTTTCTGGAATCTCTCGTCGGGTTCAGTCTTTATCTCGTTTACCTGTTCCGGGTGGAATCCGCACGGGACATTTTTCCGGTTTGGCAGCAGGAATGGAAAAAAGCCCTTGTCGCCGGAGTCGCCACTTTGGGTTCGTATGGTCTTATTTGCGTGGTCCTGCAATTTGAAGCGGTTAGCGCCGTGGTTTCCCTGCGGCAAACCAGTGTGCTGATGGTGGTTTACTGGGGATGCTGGAAACTGGGAGAACCGTTCGGCAAACAGCGAGTGCTTGCGGCGGGGCTGATGGTGCTCGGCATCGGGCTTCTTGGCTGGAACCCTTAA
- a CDS encoding protein-tyrosine-phosphatase — translation MTKPINILILCTGNSARSILAEALINKYGGKRFRAYSAGSHPVGKVNPVAIALLDTYGHPIDRLRSKSWDEFTVPNAPAIDAVITVCDNAAGEVCPVWPGSPANAHWGMEDPAAFKGPFHEKMGLFEKVYRELDRYVEKLIALPPDKLSPGELQKSLEEIAK, via the coding sequence ATGACAAAACCTATAAACATTCTCATCCTGTGCACCGGTAATTCGGCGCGCAGTATTCTGGCGGAAGCGCTCATCAATAAATACGGCGGTAAACGCTTTCGCGCTTACAGCGCCGGAAGTCATCCCGTGGGCAAGGTCAATCCCGTGGCTATCGCCTTGCTTGATACGTACGGCCACCCCATTGACCGGCTCCGAAGCAAAAGCTGGGATGAGTTCACGGTTCCTAACGCGCCGGCGATAGACGCAGTCATTACCGTTTGCGACAACGCCGCAGGCGAGGTCTGCCCGGTCTGGCCGGGAAGCCCAGCCAATGCCCATTGGGGCATGGAAGACCCCGCGGCGTTTAAAGGACCCTTTCACGAAAAAATGGGCCTGTTCGAGAAGGTTTACCGGGAATTGGATCGGTACGTCGAAAAGCTAATCGCCCTGCCTCCGGATAAACTCAGCCCCGGTGAATTGCAAAAAAGCCTTGAGGAAATCGCAAAGTGA
- a CDS encoding glyoxalase yields the protein MKRLHIHVSIDDLKQSIGFYSKLFGSEPTKCEEDYAKWMLDDPKVNFAISARGAKPGIDHLGLQVESAEELDDVRERLKQADMQTFDEGETTCCYAKSDKTWVEDPSGIAWETYRNMEDADLFSHETSEKTACCVPNETDPETAGCC from the coding sequence ATGAAACGCCTACACATTCATGTCTCCATAGATGATTTAAAGCAATCCATCGGCTTTTACTCGAAACTGTTTGGCAGTGAACCGACCAAGTGCGAGGAGGATTACGCCAAATGGATGCTGGACGACCCGAAAGTCAACTTCGCCATTTCCGCCCGCGGCGCTAAACCCGGCATCGACCACCTCGGTCTTCAGGTTGAGAGCGCGGAAGAGTTGGACGATGTGCGCGAGCGTCTGAAGCAAGCTGACATGCAAACCTTTGACGAAGGCGAAACCACCTGCTGTTACGCAAAATCCGATAAAACCTGGGTGGAAGACCCCAGCGGCATCGCCTGGGAGACTTACCGGAACATGGAGGATGCTGACCTATTCAGCCATGAAACTTCTGAAAAGACTGCGTGCTGTGTTCCGAATGAAACGGACCCTGAAACCGCTGGGTGTTGCTGA
- a CDS encoding cyclic pyranopterin monophosphate synthase MoaC, producing the protein MSNPLTHFNEEGRARMVDVGDKNVSERVAIATGVVHMQPDTLRLIKEGQIKKGDVLAVAQVAGIMGAKKTSDLIPMCHPLALTHVDISFSDNLDPDPGTGMCSITIEATVKVTGKTGVEMEALTAVSHAALTIYDMCKAVDKGMVFNDIGLSHKSGGKSGTYNRE; encoded by the coding sequence ATGAGCAACCCGCTGACGCATTTCAATGAAGAAGGCCGGGCCCGCATGGTGGACGTCGGCGACAAAAACGTTTCCGAGCGCGTCGCCATAGCCACAGGTGTAGTCCACATGCAGCCGGACACCCTGCGCCTGATCAAGGAAGGACAGATCAAAAAAGGAGATGTGCTGGCGGTGGCCCAGGTGGCCGGGATCATGGGCGCCAAAAAAACATCCGACTTGATTCCCATGTGTCATCCACTGGCGTTGACGCACGTCGACATCAGCTTTTCAGACAATCTGGACCCGGACCCCGGCACGGGAATGTGTTCCATAACCATTGAGGCCACGGTGAAGGTCACTGGAAAAACCGGCGTGGAAATGGAAGCGCTGACCGCGGTTTCTCACGCCGCTCTCACTATCTACGACATGTGCAAGGCCGTGGATAAGGGAATGGTTTTTAACGACATTGGCCTTTCCCATAAATCCGGCGGCAAATCGGGAACGTATAATAGAGAATAG
- a CDS encoding transcriptional regulator encodes MEINTAVSALSALAQERRLEIFRFLVQAGKNGVPAGKVGERLDLPLSTLSFHLNQLKQAGLILCRREGRTLFYSANYDCMNDLMAYLTENCCQGQVENCDSPADCVPKTTTK; translated from the coding sequence ATGGAAATTAATACTGCGGTTTCAGCTTTGTCGGCACTGGCTCAGGAGCGCCGTCTGGAAATCTTCCGGTTTCTGGTTCAGGCCGGAAAGAACGGGGTTCCTGCGGGGAAAGTCGGGGAACGGCTGGACCTGCCCCTGTCCACCCTGTCCTTTCATCTCAATCAATTGAAACAGGCCGGGTTGATTCTCTGCCGCCGCGAGGGGCGGACGCTGTTTTATTCCGCCAACTACGATTGCATGAACGACCTGATGGCCTACCTCACGGAAAACTGCTGTCAGGGTCAGGTGGAGAACTGCGATTCTCCTGCGGACTGTGTTCCTAAAACCACCACAAAATAA
- a CDS encoding ATP-dependent helicase, which produces MSSLPTGSLSDACLTLTVNSRLARWLLLDHNEKQLALGHKVWHTPEILSLTAWLKQVWMESWPDKYILKESQSLQLWGEIVQQDRQQSIRELLHLNETAKQAAKAHALIQSHRLPLNKEKFFLTEESRAFYKWRTLYETRLKEMSALDPASAMDEVLKAMRQGFIPIPKEILFAGFEEITPQFQNWLDFLKTCNVRIQFNPEIAGQASVPLKSLAEGRSIEVREFADKKTEAIHCARWVRAHYRPEKKIGIVGIDLQFYRSLLKRELSAELAPASVTPEVDKELPFNISLGPTLWEEPMIHIAAEILAIQEPAVPLRTFTSVLRSPYLTVGRSQSPDVHILESRLFRRKTLTVYLSEMNELIGPGKSTHLTGLAVGWKDHLKEKENRSPSEWAKLFSDFLKDLGWPSAGRTLTSREFQVYEAWKGCLDEFAALDSVLNRVSRRKAVETLSAMVKNHPFQEKTRDQPIQVVGLLESSGMHFDHLWVMGCHADVLPALPSPNPFLPVEIRKRHNLPHSTAQRELEFAENSIRRLINASSSTVFSYATGEINVELKMSPLIAPFLSSEAKADAGEPVSHRLKDQFSLEPGLIKIEEPFILPVTETERKLLEENGPGGGYRFLKDQAECPFRAFAHHRLQAQKEEFPELDFDHQERGTLVHKALEIFWRQTRTQDALKNLQKENRLEQTVREAVQKALNKQKGRIARQNLFYQLELERVHNLILDWLNEELLRAPFEVLDLEKDDHLEISGLKIRLRIDRIDKTETGQVVLIDYKTGAVTFADWFGDRIQEPQLPLYAFKTSPDAIVFAQVKKGKTKLQGAFDPAHPLPGISKIQSRLLTFPTWEGQLQDWRMRLTAMADEFLSGQTEVNPLKGPATCRHCDLKMLCRIAEKDQGSFETEDEE; this is translated from the coding sequence ATGAGCTCACTGCCAACAGGCTCTTTAAGCGATGCGTGCCTCACGCTCACCGTCAATTCCCGTCTCGCCCGCTGGCTCCTTCTCGATCACAACGAAAAACAACTGGCTCTCGGACATAAGGTCTGGCACACACCGGAAATTTTATCTCTGACCGCCTGGCTGAAGCAGGTGTGGATGGAATCCTGGCCGGATAAATACATCCTCAAGGAATCGCAGTCGTTGCAACTCTGGGGAGAGATCGTTCAGCAGGACCGCCAACAAAGTATCCGCGAACTGCTTCATCTGAATGAAACCGCCAAACAGGCGGCAAAAGCGCATGCTTTGATTCAGAGCCATCGCCTGCCCTTGAACAAGGAAAAGTTTTTCCTGACGGAGGAATCGCGGGCATTTTATAAGTGGCGGACCCTTTACGAAACCCGGTTAAAAGAGATGAGCGCCCTCGACCCTGCCAGCGCAATGGATGAAGTTTTAAAAGCCATGCGCCAGGGATTTATACCCATTCCCAAGGAAATACTTTTCGCCGGGTTCGAGGAGATCACTCCACAGTTTCAAAATTGGCTCGATTTTCTCAAAACCTGCAACGTACGCATCCAGTTCAACCCGGAAATTGCTGGGCAGGCATCGGTCCCTTTAAAATCGCTGGCAGAAGGCAGGAGCATTGAGGTGCGTGAGTTCGCGGACAAAAAAACCGAAGCGATCCATTGTGCCCGTTGGGTGCGCGCCCATTACCGGCCTGAAAAAAAAATCGGGATTGTGGGGATAGACCTGCAATTCTACCGGTCTCTACTTAAGCGGGAGTTGAGCGCCGAGTTGGCCCCGGCTTCTGTGACTCCTGAGGTGGACAAAGAACTCCCCTTCAATATTTCCCTGGGCCCCACGCTTTGGGAAGAGCCCATGATCCATATCGCCGCTGAGATTCTGGCCATCCAGGAACCCGCCGTCCCTCTGAGAACCTTCACATCGGTCCTGAGAAGCCCCTATCTAACAGTGGGCCGGTCGCAGTCGCCCGATGTTCACATTCTGGAGAGCAGGCTGTTCAGAAGGAAAACCCTGACTGTTTATCTTTCCGAAATGAATGAATTGATTGGGCCGGGAAAATCCACTCATCTGACCGGTCTGGCTGTCGGCTGGAAAGATCACCTCAAAGAAAAAGAAAACCGGTCGCCGAGTGAATGGGCAAAACTTTTTTCGGATTTTTTAAAAGATCTGGGTTGGCCCAGTGCCGGCAGAACCCTGACCAGCCGGGAGTTTCAGGTTTATGAAGCCTGGAAGGGGTGCCTCGATGAATTCGCCGCCCTGGATTCGGTTCTCAACCGCGTTTCACGAAGAAAGGCCGTGGAAACGTTGTCGGCAATGGTCAAAAACCACCCCTTTCAGGAGAAAACAAGAGACCAGCCCATTCAGGTGGTGGGACTGCTGGAATCGTCGGGGATGCATTTTGACCATTTGTGGGTCATGGGATGCCACGCCGATGTCCTCCCCGCCCTGCCCTCGCCCAACCCATTCCTTCCTGTCGAAATCCGAAAAAGGCACAACCTTCCGCATTCCACCGCCCAGCGGGAACTGGAGTTTGCGGAAAACTCCATACGCCGATTGATCAACGCGTCATCCAGTACCGTGTTCAGCTATGCCACCGGGGAAATAAACGTCGAGTTGAAAATGAGTCCGCTGATCGCCCCGTTTCTTTCTTCAGAAGCGAAAGCGGATGCCGGCGAACCCGTTTCCCATCGCCTGAAAGATCAATTCTCCCTGGAACCGGGTCTTATAAAGATCGAGGAACCCTTTATTCTGCCAGTCACTGAAACCGAAAGAAAACTTTTAGAGGAAAACGGCCCCGGCGGGGGCTACCGCTTCCTGAAAGATCAGGCGGAATGCCCCTTTCGCGCCTTTGCCCATCACCGGCTGCAGGCACAAAAAGAAGAATTTCCCGAACTAGATTTCGACCATCAGGAACGCGGGACTCTGGTGCACAAGGCGCTGGAAATTTTCTGGAGACAAACCCGGACTCAGGATGCTCTCAAAAATCTGCAAAAGGAGAACCGGCTGGAACAAACGGTCCGCGAGGCTGTCCAAAAAGCTCTGAATAAACAGAAAGGCAGAATCGCACGGCAGAACCTGTTTTATCAACTGGAGTTGGAACGCGTCCACAATCTGATCCTGGACTGGTTGAATGAGGAATTGCTGCGCGCCCCGTTTGAAGTGCTCGACCTGGAAAAAGACGATCACCTGGAAATTTCCGGATTGAAAATCCGCCTGCGGATCGACCGCATCGATAAAACAGAAACGGGCCAAGTCGTATTGATCGATTATAAAACCGGCGCCGTCACGTTCGCCGACTGGTTTGGAGACCGGATTCAAGAACCTCAGCTTCCGCTATACGCTTTTAAGACCTCACCGGATGCTATCGTTTTTGCACAGGTTAAAAAAGGGAAGACCAAATTACAAGGCGCTTTCGATCCCGCGCATCCCCTTCCCGGGATTTCTAAAATTCAATCCAGGCTATTAACTTTTCCCACCTGGGAGGGTCAGTTGCAGGACTGGCGAATGCGTTTAACCGCTATGGCGGATGAGTTTTTATCCGGGCAAACAGAAGTGAATCCCTTAAAAGGCCCCGCCACCTGCAGACACTGCGATCTCAAGATGCTGTGCCGGATCGCTGAAAAAGATCAAGGCTCCTTCGAGACGGAGGATGAAGAATGA
- a CDS encoding peptidase M16 — MLRTNLSRIFQSFLILLLLLTWTSAEAAKRETKTLTLKNGLDVLLVHDPKVHRSAAALSVGVGHLYDPKEKMGLAHYLEHMLFLGTKKFPEAGSYKKYLGENSGASNAYTGGDITNYFFEVSHDAFEGALDRFSDFFKAPLFDKTYAEREVNAVNSEHDKNKLSDSWRANYISGLIVEPGHPVSHFGTGNKDTLAGDNQPALLDFYKKYYSASIMKVSLLSSLPLATQVELVKKYFEGIPGHPVKLPFIDPDYRKPLKDKYRLLKIKMIKDVRSLEIEFPTIRLNDHLDSKPASIVASIIGYEGKGSLLSKLKEEGLVLGLSAGGGSSHPNINSMNINVSLTKKGVENYDRILEMVFSYIDLLKKNGVEEYTFKENQAMAQINFDYKDPDEGMGFVAGRAALMQTHELKDVETQPFLFKKYEPEVYQQVLKTLTPENALVVLKTNSVETDQVAPFYGAEYSIREIGGENFNKLQAPVQVAEFTYPDVNEFIPYNLKLAEEKPHLVRDDDLAKVWFQFDTRFKQPKVYMSLRIETPRVYDTVKHSQLSSLYTAALREGLNEIVYPIQLAGLSYSLGSEKKGINLTIGGYSERIEELLRLVIKNLKTIKIDQQKFNDIKEARVRGLQNNKYGKAYSRGGYYHRLMLLEKQYDEEQALAALKPLTLDDVKSYAETLYEKVYITGLAYGNWTDDKVKESVQIILDEIKSRPLPKEERFEQVVEVLDPAENVVFSQKVLDNNNSMAYGLQIGEKSVDRSATAQMLGSIIESDFYTQMRTKQQLGYIVWSFQQTIEDRMFMRFVIQSANHSPFELKRRVEGWLQKAGELLDNLTDEEFEKHRASRIVSLEKQGESIAEVMGDLYYLATEEKGDFDYKKKLIRAVKKLKKEEVVAAGRKWLMDQATSRLVILMRSNNNDEALPEGVLSEVDQFKNRRGVEAKSGVPVRTGS, encoded by the coding sequence GTGTTGAGGACCAATCTTTCTCGCATATTTCAAAGTTTTCTCATTTTGTTGCTGCTTCTCACCTGGACCTCGGCGGAAGCGGCAAAACGGGAAACGAAAACCTTGACGTTGAAAAACGGGCTGGATGTCCTGCTGGTGCATGACCCCAAGGTGCACCGGAGCGCGGCGGCCCTGTCCGTCGGCGTGGGCCATCTCTATGATCCAAAGGAAAAAATGGGTCTGGCCCACTATCTCGAGCACATGCTGTTTCTGGGGACCAAAAAATTTCCCGAAGCGGGAAGCTACAAAAAATACCTCGGCGAAAATTCGGGAGCCAGTAACGCTTACACGGGCGGGGACATCACCAATTATTTTTTTGAAGTGTCGCATGATGCGTTTGAAGGCGCCCTCGACCGGTTCAGCGATTTTTTCAAGGCCCCGCTTTTTGACAAGACCTACGCCGAGAGGGAAGTCAACGCGGTGAACAGCGAACATGATAAAAATAAACTCAGCGATTCCTGGCGTGCCAATTATATTTCGGGCCTGATCGTTGAACCGGGTCACCCCGTGAGTCATTTTGGCACGGGAAACAAGGACACCCTGGCCGGCGACAATCAGCCCGCCCTGCTGGATTTTTATAAGAAGTATTATTCCGCTTCCATCATGAAGGTGTCGCTGCTTTCCAGCCTGCCGCTGGCGACTCAGGTGGAACTCGTCAAAAAATATTTCGAGGGAATTCCAGGTCATCCGGTGAAACTGCCGTTCATTGATCCCGATTATCGTAAGCCCCTCAAGGATAAATACCGCTTGTTGAAGATAAAGATGATCAAGGATGTCCGGTCGCTTGAAATCGAATTTCCTACCATACGCCTGAACGATCATCTGGACAGCAAGCCGGCTTCCATCGTTGCCTCCATTATCGGTTACGAAGGCAAGGGTTCTCTTTTATCCAAATTGAAGGAGGAAGGCCTGGTTCTTGGTCTGAGCGCCGGGGGAGGGTCGAGCCATCCCAATATCAACTCCATGAACATCAATGTGTCCCTGACCAAAAAGGGAGTGGAAAATTACGATCGCATCCTGGAAATGGTGTTTTCCTACATCGACCTGTTGAAAAAAAATGGGGTTGAAGAGTACACCTTTAAAGAGAATCAGGCCATGGCGCAGATCAATTTTGACTATAAAGACCCGGATGAAGGCATGGGATTTGTCGCGGGCCGTGCGGCCCTGATGCAAACCCATGAACTGAAAGATGTAGAAACACAGCCTTTCCTGTTCAAGAAATATGAACCTGAAGTCTACCAGCAGGTCCTGAAAACCTTGACCCCGGAGAACGCACTGGTTGTTCTGAAAACCAACTCGGTAGAAACCGATCAGGTGGCTCCGTTTTATGGTGCGGAATATTCCATCCGGGAAATCGGCGGAGAAAATTTCAATAAGTTGCAGGCCCCGGTTCAGGTCGCTGAATTCACGTATCCGGATGTGAATGAATTCATTCCTTACAACCTGAAGCTGGCGGAAGAAAAACCGCATCTGGTGAGGGATGATGACCTGGCCAAAGTCTGGTTTCAGTTCGACACCCGGTTCAAACAACCGAAAGTTTATATGAGCCTGCGCATCGAAACCCCCCGCGTCTACGACACGGTGAAGCATTCTCAACTTTCCAGTCTGTACACCGCCGCCCTGCGTGAAGGGTTGAATGAAATCGTTTATCCCATCCAACTGGCCGGTTTGTCCTACAGCCTGGGGTCCGAAAAGAAAGGAATCAACCTGACCATCGGCGGATATTCTGAAAGGATCGAGGAACTCCTGCGTCTGGTGATCAAAAATCTCAAAACCATAAAGATCGATCAGCAGAAATTTAACGACATTAAAGAGGCAAGGGTCCGTGGATTGCAGAACAACAAATACGGCAAGGCCTATTCCAGAGGCGGCTATTACCATCGGTTGATGCTGCTGGAAAAGCAATACGACGAAGAGCAGGCCCTGGCGGCGCTAAAGCCTTTGACTCTCGATGACGTTAAGTCCTATGCGGAAACGCTTTACGAAAAAGTTTACATCACCGGTCTGGCTTACGGGAACTGGACAGACGATAAAGTGAAGGAAAGCGTTCAGATTATCCTGGATGAAATCAAAAGCCGGCCCCTGCCCAAGGAAGAACGGTTTGAACAGGTGGTGGAGGTTCTGGACCCTGCGGAAAATGTCGTCTTTTCTCAAAAGGTCCTCGACAATAACAATTCGATGGCTTACGGACTGCAAATCGGCGAAAAATCGGTGGACCGGTCGGCAACCGCCCAGATGCTCGGTTCCATCATTGAAAGCGATTTTTACACGCAGATGCGGACCAAACAGCAACTCGGCTACATCGTCTGGAGTTTTCAACAAACTATCGAAGACCGCATGTTCATGCGGTTCGTGATTCAATCGGCGAATCACAGCCCGTTTGAATTGAAGCGCCGGGTCGAGGGCTGGTTGCAGAAAGCCGGAGAACTTCTCGACAATCTGACCGACGAAGAATTTGAGAAGCACCGCGCCAGCCGCATTGTATCGCTCGAAAAGCAGGGAGAAAGCATCGCCGAGGTCATGGGCGATTTGTATTACCTGGCGACGGAGGAAAAGGGTGATTTTGATTACAAAAAGAAACTCATCCGCGCCGTTAAGAAGCTTAAAAAAGAAGAGGTTGTTGCCGCCGGGCGAAAATGGCTCATGGATCAGGCAACGTCCCGTCTGGTGATTCTCATGCGGTCCAATAACAACGATGAGGCTTTGCCGGAAGGAGTCCTGTCCGAAGTGGATCAATTCAAAAATCGCAGAGGGGTTGAAGCGAAAAGTGGAGTGCCCGTGAGAACCGGTTCATGA
- a CDS encoding molybdenum cofactor biosynthesis protein MoaE encodes MSTVMESKVRIQREDFVVTDEIEAIKKVSQNIGGIVVFLGTGRELSKGENITKLNFEHYPKMAEKKLEEIRVKAIADYKIIDMSIIHRIGEIDIGENIVLIVAAGEHRKEAFEACEWAIAELKRTTPIWKRETTSTGEVWVQDTP; translated from the coding sequence ATGAGCACGGTCATGGAGTCGAAAGTAAGAATTCAGCGTGAAGATTTTGTCGTCACCGATGAAATTGAAGCCATCAAAAAAGTTTCCCAAAATATCGGCGGCATTGTGGTTTTTCTGGGAACGGGCCGCGAGCTGTCGAAGGGAGAGAACATCACTAAGCTGAACTTCGAGCATTATCCCAAAATGGCGGAAAAGAAACTGGAAGAAATCCGCGTAAAAGCCATTGCGGATTACAAGATCATCGACATGAGTATCATCCATCGCATCGGTGAGATCGATATCGGCGAGAACATCGTCCTGATCGTCGCCGCCGGAGAACACCGCAAAGAGGCCTTTGAAGCCTGCGAATGGGCGATCGCCGAACTGAAGCGCACCACGCCCATCTGGAAACGCGAAACCACCTCTACCGGCGAGGTCTGGGTTCAGGACACACCCTAA